One window of Mobula birostris isolate sMobBir1 chromosome 16, sMobBir1.hap1, whole genome shotgun sequence genomic DNA carries:
- the rpl32 gene encoding large ribosomal subunit protein eL32 gives MAALRPLTKPNIVKKRRKKFIRHQSDRYVKIARNWRKPRGIDNRVRRRFKGQILMPNIGYGSNKKTKHMLPSGFKKFLVHNVKELEVLMMSNKTYCAEIAHNVSSKNRKTIVERAAQLAIKITNPNARLRSEENE, from the exons ATGGCTGCCCTAAGACCTCTTACCAAGCCTAATATTGTGAAGAAACGCAGGAAGAAGTTCATCCGTCACCAGTCAGATCGCTATGTGAAAATTGCG CGTAACTGGCGGAAACCAAGGGGTATTGACAATAGAGTTCGCCGGAGATTTAAGGGTCAGATACTTATGCCAAACATTGGttatggcagcaacaagaagaccAAACACATGTTACCCTCTGGATTCAAAAAATTCTTGGTTCACAATGTGAAGGAGCTGGAGGTTCTGATGATGAGCAACAA GACATACTGTGCTGAGATTGCTCACAATGTCTCTTCCAAAAACCGCAAGACAATTGTGGAGAGGGCAGCCCAGCTTGCTATCAAGATCACCAATCCAAATGCCAGGTTACGCAGTGAAGAAAATGAATAG